In Podospora pseudocomata strain CBS 415.72m chromosome 4, whole genome shotgun sequence, the genomic stretch GATACTTGGCGTTAGAAAAGCGGGCGTTATCTTTTGATTCCCAAAACAGCGACAGcatgtcctcgtccacgtccGCCCCGCTAACATCAACAAGGCCGGTGTGGCTAGTGACCGGCGCATCTTCTGGACTCGGTCTAGAGGTGGCAATTGAGGCAGCAAAACTGGCGACGGTTGTTGCTATTGGTCGGGATCATCACGGACTTGAACTCGCAGCGAACGCAGGATGTCGCACGGTTGAGTTAGACCTGCGTGCCTCGGCTGAGCACATTTCCTCTGTCATtgccgacatcatcaagacaACGGGCCGAGTGGACGTTTTGGTGAATGCGGCTGGTTATATCCTTGAAGGTGCAGTGGAAGAGACAAGGTCCGTTTTCATCAGCCTGGCCCCTGTTCGGCCCCCTTTTACCCCTCTTCGTCATTTTTTGTCCGATGCTGACAGCAGACAGTGATGCTGAGCTTGAAGATatcttcctcaccaacgTTTTTGCCCCCATTCGTCTCGCGCGTGCAGTGCTCCCCCACATGCGGCGTACAGGGGCTGGTGTCATCTTCAACGTGGCCGGAATCGGCGGATTCAGTGGCAGTCCAAATGCAGGAGCATATTGCTCTTCCAAAGCAGCATTGGCTACGTTCACTGAGGCTCTGCAGAGAGAGACAGGCCCATTGGGGATTCGTGTGTGCCTAGTTCAGCTTGGACATTTTAGAACTGCATTCTTGAAAGCCGGACACAGGCTT encodes the following:
- a CDS encoding hypothetical protein (EggNog:ENOG50KOG1205; COG:I; COG:Q); the protein is MSSSTSAPLTSTRPVWLVTGASSGLGLEVAIEAAKLATVVAIGRDHHGLELAANAGCRTVELDLRASAEHISSVIADIIKTTGRVDVLVNAAGYILEGAVEETSDAELEDIFLTNVFAPIRLARAVLPHMRRTGAGVIFNVAGIGGFSGSPNAGAYCSSKAALATFTEALQRETGPLGIRVCLVQLGHFRTAFLKAGHRLHTAQRIVDYDPVLDPLRKAFNGLDGHQPGDPGKAARALVHIASLDADSIPTLLALGSDVVPAELSAHEAKRQAFLAHDTWTNSMGFDA